A window from Pedobacter africanus encodes these proteins:
- a CDS encoding helix-turn-helix domain-containing protein — translation MNFTRIAPQPDLDQLIECYWMMYNDDPEPNIEKIIPDGFTELIFNYRDVYSAKTNGHDWKLQSPNLLAGQLRTYFFLQNTGRTGSVAIKLKPAALTQLFGLSMDQYLDKIVDLDSFSNPELRQLKELILAFGDIGRNKQEKQVKQVLDNYFTALNKAASENPLKGPLNLIFSSNGMVTVAEMSAAAGVGERQLERLFKKYIGLSPKYYARIIRFNYIFQLIKSKKSNWAEIVYQSGYYDQSHFIRNFKAFTGEDPSSYFFEEKNMANFFLNKE, via the coding sequence ATGAATTTCACCAGAATTGCCCCTCAACCCGATTTAGACCAGCTCATCGAATGTTACTGGATGATGTATAATGATGATCCTGAACCAAACATCGAGAAGATCATTCCGGATGGGTTTACCGAGCTCATTTTTAATTACAGGGACGTTTACAGTGCTAAAACCAACGGACACGATTGGAAGCTGCAATCGCCGAATTTACTGGCAGGGCAACTCAGAACCTATTTCTTTCTTCAGAATACCGGGCGCACAGGTTCTGTTGCCATTAAGTTGAAGCCTGCGGCTTTAACACAGCTATTCGGTTTGAGCATGGACCAGTACCTTGATAAAATTGTCGATCTGGATTCCTTCAGCAATCCGGAGCTCAGGCAATTAAAAGAACTCATACTCGCATTCGGCGATATCGGCAGGAATAAACAGGAAAAACAGGTTAAACAGGTTTTGGACAATTATTTTACTGCGCTCAATAAAGCTGCATCAGAGAACCCGCTTAAAGGCCCGCTTAACCTTATCTTTAGCTCGAACGGGATGGTGACCGTAGCCGAAATGTCTGCCGCGGCAGGAGTTGGAGAACGTCAGCTGGAACGACTGTTTAAAAAGTATATCGGACTGTCTCCAAAATACTACGCCCGTATCATCCGGTTTAATTATATTTTTCAGCTCATCAAATCAAAAAAAAGCAATTGGGCAGAAATCGTTTACCAGTCCGGATATTACGATCAATCTCATTTTATCCGTAATTTCAAAGCCTTCACCGGCGAAGATCCTTCTTCCTATTTTTTTGAAGAGAAAAATATGGCCAATTTTTTTCTCAACAAAGAGTAA
- a CDS encoding DUF6265 family protein, producing the protein MKTRTLLLVTALFLLVHTSYAQESNKEKFKKLEWLVGKWIRTNAKAGQSGYETWAKVSDLKLTGKGVTLKGKETIFVEDMSFVEKDNDIYCAVIAGDEKQPVYFKLTALSANSFTCENPKHDFPKKISYQRNGKNIKAVISGNGQSVDYNFVRSEAP; encoded by the coding sequence ATGAAAACAAGAACTCTACTGCTGGTTACGGCACTATTTTTACTGGTACACACCAGCTACGCCCAGGAAAGCAACAAAGAGAAATTTAAAAAGCTGGAGTGGTTGGTGGGAAAATGGATCAGAACCAACGCCAAGGCAGGGCAGTCCGGCTACGAGACCTGGGCTAAAGTTTCCGATTTAAAACTGACGGGCAAAGGGGTAACGCTGAAGGGAAAAGAAACCATCTTTGTAGAAGATATGTCGTTTGTTGAAAAGGACAACGACATTTACTGCGCCGTGATTGCTGGCGACGAAAAACAGCCTGTTTACTTTAAACTGACAGCACTAAGCGCTAACAGCTTTACGTGCGAGAACCCGAAGCATGATTTTCCTAAAAAAATAAGTTACCAGCGCAATGGCAAAAATATAAAAGCTGTTATCTCCGGGAACGGACAAAGCGTGGATTATAATTTCGTACGCTCAGAGGCGCCCTAA
- a CDS encoding DUF3748 domain-containing protein produces MKETQLTFSPNGHFLNNFQCFSSDGKWLVYDIRNDDAHIGKTGSIEMVNAETAEVKVLYRTQNQTGFGPGVGAAAFSPVANRVVFIHGIRNASEANPYGFSRRTGVAIDINTPGQAIFMDARNVNAPFIRGALRGGTHAHSWSGDGQWLSFTYNDDVVAKLGELSPEIQDLRTVGVMFPRKVQVSADEDGEHNNGEMYSIIVTDVKEKPAPGSDEIDKAFDECWVGNQGYLKTNGNWQKKAVAFQGNIKTKKGETKTEVFIVDLPDELPETLPEGQWPGMTACRLPVPDGVTQKRLTYTEKGVIGPRHWLRSSPDGAQIAFLSKDAAGFINIFTVSPNGGEVRQLSFHSFDIQSGINFSPDGRWVAYIAKNAVNITEIETGSSEQLTDSSLEAEKPVGTVNWSPDGKLLAYNRYVNNYLQVFLGRL; encoded by the coding sequence ATGAAAGAAACCCAGCTTACCTTTTCCCCCAACGGTCATTTTCTAAACAACTTTCAATGCTTTTCATCAGATGGAAAATGGTTGGTTTATGATATCCGCAACGATGATGCCCATATCGGAAAGACTGGCAGTATTGAAATGGTAAACGCAGAAACCGCTGAAGTTAAAGTGCTTTACCGTACACAGAACCAGACCGGGTTTGGACCGGGCGTGGGCGCGGCGGCCTTTTCTCCGGTTGCAAACCGTGTCGTATTTATCCATGGTATAAGGAATGCCAGTGAAGCAAACCCTTATGGTTTTAGCCGCAGGACCGGTGTGGCAATTGATATCAATACCCCTGGCCAAGCTATTTTTATGGATGCCCGTAATGTAAATGCACCTTTTATTAGGGGGGCGCTAAGAGGTGGCACGCATGCACATTCCTGGAGTGGCGACGGACAATGGTTGAGTTTTACTTACAACGATGATGTTGTTGCAAAGCTTGGAGAATTAAGTCCGGAAATTCAGGATCTCAGGACTGTTGGTGTAATGTTCCCTCGTAAGGTACAAGTTAGTGCTGATGAAGATGGGGAACATAACAACGGTGAAATGTATTCGATCATTGTTACAGACGTAAAAGAAAAACCGGCCCCAGGAAGTGACGAAATTGATAAGGCTTTTGACGAATGCTGGGTGGGGAACCAGGGTTACTTGAAAACCAATGGCAATTGGCAGAAAAAGGCTGTTGCTTTTCAGGGAAATATCAAGACTAAAAAAGGAGAAACAAAGACTGAAGTTTTTATCGTTGATTTGCCTGACGAGCTGCCCGAAACCCTGCCCGAGGGGCAATGGCCAGGAATGACAGCATGCCGGTTGCCCGTGCCGGACGGCGTCACTCAAAAACGACTCACCTATACGGAAAAAGGCGTTATTGGTCCGCGCCATTGGCTGCGCTCCAGTCCAGATGGAGCGCAGATCGCTTTTCTTTCAAAAGATGCAGCAGGCTTTATCAACATTTTTACTGTTTCTCCCAATGGCGGCGAGGTAAGGCAACTTAGTTTTCATTCATTTGATATCCAAAGCGGCATTAATTTTAGTCCGGATGGAAGGTGGGTAGCATATATCGCTAAAAATGCAGTGAATATTACTGAAATTGAAACAGGAAGCTCAGAGCAGCTAACGGATTCATCATTGGAAGCTGAAAAACCTGTTGGAACTGTAAACTGGTCTCCAGACGGGAAGCTACTGGCTTATAACCGTTATGTAAACAATTACCTGCAGGTTTTTTTAGGGCGCCTCTGA
- a CDS encoding fucose isomerase, giving the protein MTTFNEKQVYLVSSGDLRLSANQNCWAAQEEMERLLTQAIARMGWQVKRAHAYNEEKKHGFIDSQRMGIEVFKNINPYAPLIVAESVWQYTHHVLAGLTTHKGPILTVANWSGQWPGLVGMLNLNGSLTKAGVNYSSLWSEDFSDDFFIKGLTEWFTRGKVTHDRSHVKNLDAVSLPPEDERRGRAFGRKIRGNKAIMGVFDEGCMGMFNAIVPDDLLHKTGIFKERLSQSALYARMRLVTDREAEEVLNWLIQKGMTFNWGTDGTIELTPGQTLEQCKMYIAAMRIADEFGCDTIGIQYQQGLKDLTVASDLVEGLLNNQDRPPVYNEAGKELYANEALPHFNEVDECAGIDALLTYHLWKELGMPGETTLHDIRWGAHYKGEGIDDFVWLFLISGAAPPAHFIDGYRGAASDRQPAMYFRLGGGSLKGISKPGSLVWSRIYVMDNALHCDLGVGEAVFLPKEETQKRWQETTPQWPIMHATLKGVSRDQLMAQHQANHIQVVYAPDQAAAHKACRIKAAALAEMGISVHFCGDVDHEGRQFA; this is encoded by the coding sequence ATGACAACATTTAATGAAAAACAGGTTTATCTTGTAAGCAGCGGAGATTTGCGGCTATCGGCCAATCAGAACTGCTGGGCCGCCCAGGAGGAAATGGAACGGCTGTTAACACAGGCCATCGCACGCATGGGCTGGCAGGTAAAAAGGGCCCATGCCTATAATGAAGAGAAAAAACATGGTTTTATAGATTCCCAGCGCATGGGAATCGAAGTGTTTAAGAACATCAATCCTTATGCGCCATTGATTGTTGCTGAAAGCGTTTGGCAGTATACCCATCATGTGCTTGCCGGTTTAACTACCCATAAAGGACCCATTTTAACCGTTGCCAATTGGAGCGGACAATGGCCGGGGCTGGTTGGCATGCTTAATCTTAACGGCTCCCTTACCAAGGCTGGAGTCAATTACAGCAGTTTATGGAGTGAGGATTTTAGTGATGATTTTTTCATCAAGGGTTTAACAGAATGGTTTACCCGGGGTAAGGTTACTCACGATAGGAGCCATGTTAAAAATCTGGATGCGGTATCATTGCCGCCCGAAGATGAGCGCAGGGGAAGGGCATTTGGCCGTAAAATTCGTGGTAACAAAGCAATTATGGGGGTGTTTGACGAAGGCTGTATGGGGATGTTCAATGCCATTGTACCTGATGATCTGTTGCATAAAACCGGCATATTTAAGGAACGATTAAGCCAATCGGCCTTGTATGCCAGGATGAGATTGGTGACCGACAGGGAGGCAGAAGAGGTTCTGAACTGGCTGATACAAAAAGGCATGACTTTTAACTGGGGTACAGACGGGACAATCGAACTGACACCGGGGCAAACACTTGAACAATGTAAAATGTACATTGCTGCAATGCGTATTGCAGATGAATTTGGCTGTGATACTATCGGCATCCAATACCAGCAAGGCTTGAAGGACCTGACAGTAGCGAGTGACCTGGTGGAAGGACTGCTGAACAACCAGGACCGGCCACCGGTATACAATGAAGCCGGAAAGGAATTGTATGCCAATGAGGCTTTGCCACATTTCAACGAAGTGGATGAATGTGCAGGAATTGATGCGCTGTTAACCTATCACCTGTGGAAGGAACTTGGGATGCCGGGAGAAACCACGTTGCATGATATCCGCTGGGGTGCGCATTATAAAGGTGAAGGTATTGATGATTTTGTATGGTTGTTCCTGATCTCAGGAGCAGCACCTCCGGCCCATTTTATAGATGGGTATAGGGGGGCAGCCAGTGACCGGCAGCCTGCTATGTATTTCCGTTTGGGGGGAGGTAGCCTTAAAGGGATCAGTAAACCGGGAAGTTTGGTTTGGAGCCGCATTTATGTAATGGACAATGCTTTACATTGTGATCTGGGCGTGGGCGAGGCTGTATTCCTGCCAAAAGAGGAAACACAGAAGCGTTGGCAGGAGACTACCCCGCAATGGCCGATTATGCATGCTACACTTAAGGGTGTGAGCCGGGACCAGCTAATGGCGCAACACCAGGCCAATCATATACAGGTGGTGTATGCTCCAGACCAGGCCGCTGCACATAAGGCTTGCCGTATTAAGGCAGCAGCATTAGCGGAAATGGGAATTTCTGTGCATTTTTGCGGAGATGTGGACCATGAAGGAAGACAATTTGCATAA